A DNA window from Pyrus communis chromosome 3, drPyrComm1.1, whole genome shotgun sequence contains the following coding sequences:
- the LOC137729289 gene encoding putative yippee-like protein Os10g0369500 has translation MGRLFIETLSGPRIFRCRCCKVDFASHDDIVSKDFQGHHGRAYLFRNVVNIALGPIEERQLTSGLHTVNDIHCSSCLQILGWKYEKAYEPSEKYKEGMFILEKERMLKEGW, from the exons ATGGGGCGGCTGTTCATAGAGACGCTGAGTGGGCCCAGGATCTTCAGGTGCAGGTGTTGCAAGGTGGACTTTGCATCCCATGACGACATCGTTTCCAAGGATTTTCAGGGCCACCATGGCAGAGCCTATCTCTTCAGAAATGT GGTAAATATAGCTCTTGGGCCTATTGAAGAGCGGCAACTCACGAGCGGATTGCATACGGTGAATGACATACATTGTAGCTCTTGTCTGCAAATTCTGGGTTGGAAATAT GAGAAGGCTTATGAACCTAGTGAAAAGTATAAAGAAGGAATGTTCATCCTAGAGAAGGAACGAATGTTGAAGGAGGGCTGGTGA
- the LOC137729377 gene encoding thymidine kinase a-like produces MLGISGSRMKALLISSVPHISKTIPLSLASSSSSSSSKSFSFSPPTLLQNPNILLPKPNIFLPKSSISSAQNIRCVQMEAESHQRSGEIHVIVGPMFAGKTTTLLRKVQSERGDGRNVAIIKSIKDTRYGLDSIVTHDGVKFPCWPLKDLSSFKQKFSPEAYDQLDVIGIDEAQFFEDLYDFCSEAADRDGKKVIVAGLDGDYLRRKFGSVLDIIPLADSVTKLTARCELCGKRAFFTLRKTEEMQTELIGGAEVYMPVCRQHYVGGQVAIEAARVVLESQVQCGSYA; encoded by the exons ATGTTAGGTATTTCAGGATCAAGAATGAAGGCCCTCCTCATCTCCTCCGTCCCTCACATCTCAAAGACCATACCTTTATCTTtagcctcctcctcctcctcctcctcctccaagtCCTTCTCCTTCAGCCCTCCTACTCTTCTCCAGAACCCCAATATTCTCCTCCCAAAACCCAATATTTTTCTCCCCAAAAGCTCCATTTCTTCAGCTCAGAACATCCGATGTGTGCAAATGGAGGCAGAATCTCACCAGCGCTCCGGTGAGATTCACGTCATCGTCGGCCCCATGTTCGCCGGAAAGACCACCACGCTTCTTCGTAAAGTTCAGTCCGAGAGAGGCGATGGCAG AAATGTTGCTATAATCAAATCGATCAAGGATACAAGATATGGATTGGATTCAATTGTGACGCATGATGGGGTCAAGTTCCCATGCTGGCCTTTAAAAGATCTGTCGTCGTTCAAACAAAAGTTTAGCCCTGAGGCATATGATCAG CTAGATGTGATTGGTATCGATGAAGCTCAGTTCTTTGAAGACCTGTATGATTTCTGCTCTGAAGCTGCTGACCGTGATGGTAAAAAAGTAATCGTCGCCGGACTAGATGGTGACTATTTAAG GAGGAAATTTGGTTCTGTGCTAGATATAATTCCCCTTGCTGATTCTGTAACCAAGTTAACTGCTCGATGCGAACTTTGTGGGAAACGTGCTTTCTTTACACTAAGAAAGACGGAGGAGATGCAAACTGAACTGATTGGCGGGGCTGAAGTCTATATGCCTGTCTGCCGGCAACACTACGTTGGTGGACAGGTAGCCATAGAAGCTGCGAGAGTTGTGCTGGAGTCTCAAGTTCAGTGCGGGTCATATGCATAG
- the LOC137728647 gene encoding uncharacterized protein, with the protein MEELSLDRSELRRMQREQERERRRVRDRERRQSMTIEQRERHLARRRRNYQLRRLRAENAKAGDFPSQQISNEHDAALSEGNSDVREVTRLENPTTERLQYSQCLEAATSRSSNFSKRLRLSHIRRLARSLNHLGGEVIGNHQIVADVIPKGDSNASCFRIGDFDSGRLPNGLRFNRVKRLARSINSSMNEASVNGPKVEQIPSAEEIRAIGDDKPKFGQSIDVRGEVEGPNMDGNSQLHFQCA; encoded by the exons ATGGAGGAGTTGTCGTTGGATAGATCGGAGTTGCGCAGAATGCAGAGAGAGCAAGAGCGGGAACGACGTCGCGTAAGGGACAGGGAGAGGAGGCAGTCTATGACTATTGAACAGAGAGAACGACATCTGGCTCGGCGTCGTAGGAACTATCAACTTAGACGACTGAGAGCTGAAAATGCTAAAGCAGGGGATTTCCCATCACAGCAAATAAGCAATGAACATGATGCAGCATTATCAGAAGGGAACAGTGACGTCCGGGAAGTTACTCGGCTCGAAAACCCAACCACGGAACGTCTGCAGTACTCCCAAT GTTTGGAGGCTGCAACTTCTAGATCGTCTAATTTCTCAAAACGGTTGCGTTTGAGTCATATAAGGCGGCTTGCGCGGTCGTTGAATCATTTAGGCGGCGAGGTTATTGGTAATCACCAAATTGTAGCGGACGTGATTCCAAAGGGTGATAGTAATGCTTCTT gTTTCCGAATTGGCGATTTTGATTCCGGGAGGCTTCCAAATGGACTGCGTTTCAATCGTGTTAAACGTCTTGCACGATCAATAAATTCTTCTATGAATGAGGCTTCTGTTAATGGCCCAAAAG TTGAACAGATTCCGTCTGCAGAAGAGATTAGAGCAATTGGTGATGATAAGCCTAAATTTGGACAAAGTATTGATGTTAGAGGAGAAGTAGAGGGACCTAACATGGATGGTAATTCTCAGCTGCATTTTCAATGTGCGTAA
- the LOC137729406 gene encoding scarecrow-like protein 13, with product MKTSQQHRGVASIHHKLYHPPVQQIDAYGYQILENSVFPDTGSQGNNVSFQTCKDDEEQFFTLESYPATAFVTCDSPSAVSSLSNKSPFSPQGSHSCLSDQHHSSGNNYGSPTSGCSVVEDDNEFKYRLREVEVSLLGPDSDIVDSHFCCHKSGMARWSQSQIATMIPKLNLKDVLLYCAHAISEDDLYTATSWMEVLGQMVSVSGEPMQRLGAYMLEGLRAKLERSGSLIYKALKCEVPTSSQLMSYMSVLYDICPYWKFAYVSANVVIREALENEPIIHIIDFQIAQGSQWVPLIQDLARRPGGPPCIRITGVDDTQSAHARGGGLHIVGERLSKLAASCNVPFEFNAAARCGSQVELHNLRIQPGEAIAVNFPYVLHHMPDESVSTENHRDRLLRLVKSLSPKVMTLVEQESNTNTSPFFSRFSEMVDYYTAMFESIDVARPRDDKQRINAEAHCVARDIVNMVACEGAERVERHELFGKWRSRLMMDGFTQYPLSPKVTAAIRILLKEFHENFRIQEADGALYLGWKQRAMVTSSAWR from the coding sequence ATGAAAACATCTCAGCAACACCGAGGTGTGGCTAGTATCCATCACAAGCTGTACCACCCGCCTGTGCAGCAGATAGATGCCTACGGGTACCAGATTTTGGAAAACAGTGTGTTTCCGGATACTGGTAGCCAAGGAAACAATGTTTCCTTTCAAACCTGCAAGGATGACGAAGAGCAGTTTTTTACCCTGGAATCATATCCGGCCACTGCCTTTGTAACCTGTGATTCCCCTTCTGCTGTTAGTAGCTTGTCTAACAAGAGTCCATTTTCACCGCAAGGTTCTCACTCGTGCTTGTCTGATCAGCACCATTCGTCCGGCAACAATTATGGATCACCAACAAGTGGGTGCTCCGTAGTTGAGGATGACAACGAGTTCAAGTACAGGCTCAGGGAGGTGGAAGTTTCATTGCTAGGGCCCGACTCGGATATTGTTGACAGCCACTTTTGTTGTCACAAGAGTGGTATGGCAAGGTGGAGCCAGAGTCAAATAGCCACAATGATACCTAAGTTAAACCTAAAAGATGTTCTCTTGTACTGTGCACACGCGATATCCGAAGACGATTTATACACTGCAACAAGCTGGATGGAAGTTTTGGGGCAAATGGTGTCAGTCTCTGGGGAGCCAATGCAAAGATTGGGGGcttacatgttggaaggtcttaGAGCAAAGTTGGAAAGATCGGGGAGTTTAATCTACAAAGCCCTAAAATGTGAAGTTCCTACAAGCTCGCAACTTATGTCATACATGTCTGTCCTCTATGATATCTGCCCATATTGGAAGTTTGCTTACGTGTCTGCAAATGTAGTCATTCGGGAAGCGTTGGAGAATGAGCCAATAATCCACATAATTGATTTTCAGATTGCACAGGGCAGTCAGTGGGTTCCCCTCATCCAAGATCTAGCTCGCCGGCCCGGTGGTCCCCCATGTATCCGGATCACAGGTGTTGATGATACTCAATCAGCCCATGCTCGTGGCGGGGGACTTCATATCGTGGGGGAGAGGCTTTCAAAGCTTGCGGCGTCATGCAATGTGCCATTTGAGTTTAATGCCGCAGCCAGGTGTGGTTCTCAGGTTGAACTTCATAATCTCAGGATTCAACCGGGGGAAGCCATAGCGGTTAATTTTCCATACGTGTTGCACCACATGCCCGATGAGAGTGTGAGCACTGAGAATCACAGAGATCGTTTGTTAAGGCTGGTTAAGAGTTTATCGCCCAAAGTTATGACACTTGTGGAACAAGAATCCAACACCAACACTTCCCCATTCTTCTCAAGGTTTAGTGAAATGGTAGATTATTATACAGCAATGTTTGAATCAATTGATGTGGCTCGGCCAAGAGACGACAAACAGAGGATCAACGCAGAGGCGCACTGTGTGGCTAGAGACATTGTGAACATGGTTGCTTGTGAAGGGGCCGAGAGGGTGGAACGCCATGAACTTTTCGGGAAGTGGAGATCAAGGCTAATGATGGATGGATTTACGCAATACCCTCTGAGTCCTAAAGTGACGGCAGCTATCAGGATTCTGTTGAAGGAATTTCACGAGAACTTCAGAATTCAAGAAGCAGACGGGGCTCTCTACCTCGGTTGGAAGCAAAGAGCTATGGTAACATCTTCCGCATGGAGGTGA
- the LOC137728850 gene encoding uncharacterized protein isoform X1 has product MNTDITASTKPEYPVIDRNPPFTTVVGNFSTLDYFRFATITGVSVTVGYLSGIKPGIRGPSMVTGGLIGVMGGFMYAYQNSAGRLMGFFPNDDEDITSTKENIIFTGDQSDFESASYVILLIEFLKLLSLCLVQEETETGGGWFCKTAEGYRVGAEGARKGRKRS; this is encoded by the exons atgaacacaGACATCACAGCGTCAACGAAACCCGAGTACCCGGTCATAGATCGGAACCCTCCGTTCACCACAGTAGTCGGCAACTTCAGCACCCTCGATTACTTCCGTTTCGCCACCATCACCGGCGTCTCCGTTACGGTCGGCTACCTCTCCG GGATTAAGCCCGGGATTAGAGGGCCGTCAATGGTTACAGGAGGTTTGATTGGGGTAATGGGCGGATTCATGTACGCTTACCAGAACTCGGCGGGACGCCTCATGGGCTTTTTCCCCAACGACGATGAG GACATAACTTCCACTAAGGAAAACATCATATTCACTGGAGATCAGTCAGACTTTGAGAGTGCTAGTTACGTGATTTTGCTTATTGAGTTTTTGAAACTTTTGAGCCTATGTCTAGTTCAAGAGGAGACGGAAACAGGTGGAGGATGGTTTTGCAAAACAGCTGAGGGTTATAGAGTAGGAGCAGAAGGTGCACGTAAGGGTAGGAAAAGAAGCTAA
- the LOC137728850 gene encoding NADH-ubiquinone oxidoreductase 20.9 kDa subunit-like isoform X2: MNTDITASTKPEYPVIDRNPPFTTVVGNFSTLDYFRFATITGVSVTVGYLSGIKPGIRGPSMVTGGLIGVMGGFMYAYQNSAGRLMGFFPNDDEFKRRRKQVEDGFAKQLRVIE, from the exons atgaacacaGACATCACAGCGTCAACGAAACCCGAGTACCCGGTCATAGATCGGAACCCTCCGTTCACCACAGTAGTCGGCAACTTCAGCACCCTCGATTACTTCCGTTTCGCCACCATCACCGGCGTCTCCGTTACGGTCGGCTACCTCTCCG GGATTAAGCCCGGGATTAGAGGGCCGTCAATGGTTACAGGAGGTTTGATTGGGGTAATGGGCGGATTCATGTACGCTTACCAGAACTCGGCGGGACGCCTCATGGGCTTTTTCCCCAACGACGATGAG TTCAAGAGGAGACGGAAACAGGTGGAGGATGGTTTTGCAAAACAGCTGAGGGTTATAGAGTAG